A DNA window from Engraulis encrasicolus isolate BLACKSEA-1 chromosome 3, IST_EnEncr_1.0, whole genome shotgun sequence contains the following coding sequences:
- the nkx2.7 gene encoding NK2 transcription factor related 7 translates to MLPSPMTSTPFSVKDILKLEQQQQQQSYVFSQHATLPELDVPPMQSLQCMHNALSRSLDLLYSPEKGNFGAAEQQRCGGVNSDDDMLRGCSSPTEDEADIMDDSGTCSGDLADPKARRDDSRPKQRLRRKPRVLFSQTQVLELERRFNQQRYLSAPERDHLATLLKLTSTQVKIWFQNRRYKCKRQRQDKTLELAGHPVPPRRVAVPVLVRDGKPCLAPTHTTPYNVTMGSYTYNTYYSSYGNNPYNCNYAGVSPLVNTTQMQSPIADLGLAMSNVEGAVNQQGPFQSSLPGIRAW, encoded by the exons ATGCTTCCCAGCCCGATGACTTCCACGCCGTTTTCGGTGAAGGATATACTAAAGCttgagcaacagcagcagcagcagagctatGTCTTCTCGCAGCACGCGACTTTACCGGAGCTGGACGTGCCTCCGATGCAGTCTCTGCAGTGCATGCACAATGCGCTCAGCCGCAGCCTGGACTTGCTCTACAGCCCGGAGAAAGGCAACTTCGGGGCGGCTGAACAGCAGAGGTGTGGCGGCGTGAATTCAGATGATGACATGCTGCGCGGCTGTAGTTCCCCCACGGAGGACGAAGCAGATATCATGGACGACTCAG GTACGTGCAGTGGGGACCTCGCGGATCCCAAAGCGAGGAGGGACGACAGTAGGCCGAAGCAGAGACTCCGCCGGAAGCCCCGCGTGCTCTTCTCCCAGACGCAGGTGCTGGAGCTCGAGCGACGCTTCAACCAGCAGCGCTATTTGTCTGCGCCGGAAAGAGACCACTTGGCCACACTACTAAAGCTCACGTCCACTCAGGTCAAAATATGGTTTCAGAACAGGCGATATAAGTGCAAGAGACAACGGCAAGACAAAACACTGGAGTTAGCGGGACACCCGGTTCCTCCCAGAAGAGTTGCCGTGCCCGTGCTAGTGCGGGATGGAAAGCCCTGCCTTGCCCCCACGCACACGACCCCGTACAATGTTACAATGGGCTCATACACCTACAACACTTATTACAGCAGTTATGGCAATAACCCATACAACTGTAACTACGCCGGTGTTTCGCCCTTGGTGAATACAACACAGATGCAAAGTCCTATTGCCGACCTGGGCCTAGCGATGAGCAATGTTGAGGGAGCCGTCAACCAACAAGGACCTTTTCAAAGTTCTCTCCCGGGAATAAGAGCTTGGTAA